DNA sequence from the Sulfurimonas sp. HSL3-7 genome:
GGTATTCAAAAAGAACCGGCGAATGCGCCCGCGCATCATAACCGACAGCGACATAATCACCTTCTATATGTGCAGAAAGGGCAAACCCGATCTTTGTGACCGTATCTTCGTTCAACTCTTTCTCGAAGATACCTCTAATGTCGTATTCTCTGTAAATGCTCACAATCAGCCTTTGTCAAAATTTCATTAAAATTATAGTTTAAATATGATTAGAGGTGCCATTAATGGAGTCGGTAGACGATCGGCACACTCAAGGTCAACATCTCTTTGGGCAGAGGAAACTTCCCCTCCAGCCGCTCAATTGTCGTCACTGCGGCACGTGCCAGAATTTCCCGCTCCGTCTCAAGAACCGTAATATTTTCAATGTCACCATTCGCCAACAGTTCGAACCGAACAAGCACTTTTCCTTCGATGCCGCGTTTTCTCGCTATACGGGGGTAGTAGAGGTTCTTTTTGAGCAGTGCCATGATCTCGTTGATATGCTCCTGGATATAGGCATCTTCCAGCGAGACCTCTTGCACTTCGGCAACGCTGCTCGAAGCCGGCGGAGGAGAGACGATAAGCAATTCATCCTCCTGTCCATCGTCAGCTTCAGCCATCTCGATCATCTCCGGTTCTGCTTCGACAGGTTCCTCCGGCGTCTCTTCTTCTGCTTCTGTCATCTCAGGC
Encoded proteins:
- a CDS encoding energy transducer TonB, with protein sequence MTKSFLYSLFLHLTIVLLVIALVWVSKSEENPHHEKRCKIMLSQVCACVPEETEAQPPVVKKQKKPQPKKKSVEKEHKKSAPSPVVEEKAAVVDETPPEMTEAEEETPEEPVEAEPEMIEMAEADDGQEDELLIVSPPPASSSVAEVQEVSLEDAYIQEHINEIMALLKKNLYYPRIARKRGIEGKVLVRFELLANGDIENITVLETEREILARAAVTTIERLEGKFPLPKEMLTLSVPIVYRLH